Proteins encoded in a region of the Halorussus sp. MSC15.2 genome:
- the mre11 gene encoding DNA double-strand break repair protein Mre11: MTRVIHTGDTHLGYRQYHSPERREDFLRAFEQVIDDAIAEDVDAVIHAGDLFHDRRPDLDALHGTISILGRLRDADIPFLAIVGNHEGTRGRQWLDLFEMLGLATRLRDEPEVVGQTAFYGLDHVPKSKRDDLDYRFEGHDRPHAALVSHGLFQPFDLGDWDAEEVLTEANVDFDAMLLGDNHKPGTKEVADTWVTYCGSTERCSADEREDRGYNIVEFDGDVTITRRGLDATRDFEYVEADLAEDEGIDRVREKLRERDLEDAVAIVEIDGEGEQVTPARVEEFALEAGALVARVADRREVEDDEGEVEVSFADPDDAVRERVRDLGLSEAARGIDETVRASKIADSNVRESVKGRVSQLVEDGDLSAFESAPDDGDGSARAGGTDDSDGGENEADASTGESGERAPDPDDSEAVQAVAEAATEVDADADAEATGDSSPEETGESDGTLEEYL; the protein is encoded by the coding sequence TTCACGCCGGAGACCTGTTTCACGACCGTCGCCCCGACCTCGACGCCCTCCACGGAACTATCTCGATTCTGGGCCGACTCCGGGACGCCGACATCCCCTTCCTCGCTATCGTCGGCAACCACGAGGGGACGCGGGGCCGCCAGTGGCTCGACCTCTTCGAAATGCTCGGTCTCGCCACGCGACTCCGCGACGAACCGGAGGTCGTCGGCCAGACCGCGTTCTACGGTCTCGACCACGTCCCCAAGTCCAAGCGCGACGACCTCGACTATCGGTTCGAGGGACACGACCGACCCCACGCCGCGCTCGTGAGCCACGGCCTGTTCCAGCCCTTCGACCTCGGCGACTGGGACGCCGAGGAGGTGCTGACCGAGGCCAACGTGGACTTCGACGCGATGCTGCTGGGCGACAACCACAAGCCCGGGACGAAGGAGGTCGCCGACACGTGGGTCACCTACTGCGGTTCGACCGAACGGTGCAGCGCCGACGAGCGCGAGGACCGCGGCTACAACATCGTCGAGTTCGACGGCGACGTGACCATCACGCGCCGGGGACTCGACGCGACCCGCGACTTCGAGTACGTAGAAGCGGACCTCGCCGAAGACGAAGGTATCGACCGCGTGCGCGAGAAACTCCGGGAGCGCGACCTCGAAGACGCCGTGGCAATCGTGGAAATCGACGGCGAGGGCGAACAGGTCACGCCCGCCCGCGTCGAGGAGTTCGCGCTGGAAGCCGGTGCGCTGGTCGCCCGCGTCGCGGACCGCCGCGAGGTCGAGGACGACGAGGGCGAGGTCGAAGTCTCGTTCGCCGACCCCGACGACGCCGTACGCGAACGCGTCCGCGACCTCGGCCTGAGCGAGGCCGCGCGCGGTATCGACGAGACGGTCCGGGCGAGCAAAATCGCCGACTCGAACGTCCGGGAGTCGGTCAAGGGCCGCGTGAGCCAACTGGTCGAGGACGGCGACCTCTCGGCGTTCGAGTCCGCGCCGGACGACGGAGACGGTTCGGCGAGAGCGGGAGGAACCGACGACTCCGACGGCGGAGAGAACGAAGCGGACGCCTCGACCGGCGAGAGCGGAGAGAGAGCGCCCGACCCGGACGACTCCGAGGCCGTGCAAGCAGTCGCCGAGGCCGCAACGGAAGTCGACGCCGACGCGGACGCCGAAGCGACGGGTGACTCCTCGCCCGAGGAAACCGGAGAGAGCGACGGAACGCTGGAGGAGTACCTATGA